From the Triticum urartu cultivar G1812 chromosome 4, Tu2.1, whole genome shotgun sequence genome, the window ATTTTTGAGGACTTTGTAGGCATGAACAAGGGCTTGGCCTTTTGACAAAGCTTCCTTGCTTCATTTCATGAACAAAAGGACTTCGTGCCCTACGACATGCACGTTATCCATGCACGCAATATGAAGTAGCTAACACATTGGTGGTACACCATCTGCAACTTCGTCGTGAAGTTTTAGGGTGCGATTCACCAAGTGAAGACAAGGTGGCCATTAGGCTTGTCAACCATGGAGATCGTAAGTGTTGCTTTCTGTTACTCTACATGTTGGTTAATTTTATTCATTCACTCAATGTTCTTGTACATGTTTTATAGCCTACACGTGCTGCCATGATATACTACAGAACCGAGGGCAGGCCATTCACGCACATACATTGTTGGATGGAGTTTAAGGGGCAGTTTGTGTGGGATGATATGTGTTGGTTCTGGCTTTAGTATCGTTGAATTTAGAATAGATGATTTTAAAAACTTGTTGAACACAGGGTTATCTCCTTGAATTTAGACTATTGTTGTATTGAGTGTTTCAGGCATGGTTTAGTTAAAGGAACGAAACATCGTCCGTTTTATGTAAATTATATGTTTAAACTTTGCTGAATTCCATCATGTTTGATGAAATTCGTCCGGATTGTTGGAATCCGTTTTGAAATGTATGCGGATATGGTTGGAGGCCCAGCTTCCACACTAGTGCCTACGGACTGATCTCCATCGGCCCACAGATGAATACAGTGTCTGGTTTGAGAGTCAGCATTGAAGAAGCCTAAGCGAAGAAGATAGCAGCTGCAGGTCGGCAAGTCGGTTTAGTTAGAAAAAAATTCAGAGCATGATGGCAGCACTGATGTAAGCAAGTAATTGACGTCAGCCTATGCGTACTATAGTCGGTTTAGCTTCCTATTTAAGGGCGATGCCCATCGTTGTAACCTCAAGCATTCAGCTAGCTTCAGTACAAGGAAAGAATGGATCAGTCTCATGTAGTACTAGTACTCCAGTTCATATGTCCTCCTCGTCTGTTCCTAGGCATCCGTGGTGCTAGTTTGGGCTAACAATAACCGTCTCGTCTACACGACCACTACTGCAGCAATCCATCCAGAACACCGAAAATGGATGGAGCAAGGCGCTCCACAGATGCCTCCGACGAGCAAGAGCCGAAGCGTCCGTGCCTTGCAGTTGCAGGCGGCCGCAATGGTGGTGCAGGCGGGGCCGGCGGCAGTGATGCGGGTGACGACGACAGCCACGGCGATGCGGGTGGGGGCGGCGGCGTTGGCCATGCCGCCGACGACCCGCCGCCGACGCTGAGCACCTTGGGGGACGACGTCCTCCGCGCCATCCTGTCGCGCCTCGAGTCGTCCCGGCAGACGGTGCGGATGTGCGTGCTGTCCAGGAGTTGGAGGCACCTCTGGCGCTCCGTGCCGTCCATCCACATCGACCGGCGGGAGTTCGGTAGCGACCACGAGctgcagagcttcaccgacttcCTCCTGGACCACCATAACAACCTTGTGCTCCTGGATGCGTTCCGGCTGCTGCTAAGCTCTCAAGATCTCCGCCTACCGGCCAGCGATTGGGTCCGTCGCGTCATCAACCAAGATGATACACCGCCTCACCAGCTCAAAAGGTTGCACCTTTGCAACGTGCACCTGGACATGGATTTTGCGAGCCACATCAGTGACGACAGGTGCCCAGCGCTGGAGGACGTGCGACTGGAAAACTGCAGTTACTTGACGGCCCGGTATGAGATCACCTCCTTCTCACTCAAGAAATTGGTTGTGGATGGTTTATACATGGTGCAAGATGACGAAagtgatgatgatgaggatgagaTTTTCAAGTTGATTATAAGGGCTCCTGCTCTTGTTTCTCTCCGCTTGGCCGGAGAGCTTGATCACATTGTTGATATCAATGAACCACATACCATGCCGTCTCTTGTCGATGCGTCGGTTCATCTGCCCGTGATGACTGACGAGGAGCTCAACAACGTTGAAGAAAACGATGCCACTGCGCACCAATCGGTTCTTGGCGTGCTGCTTAATGTGACAACTTTGACCCTGTCGCATTGCAGGGTATGTTCTTCTTGGCATCCTTTTTATTCCGTTTGCATCTCCTTTATCTAGAGCTATTTAAAGACCGGGAACTGGATGTCTGGTTTTCAGTTGCTGTTCCAACCTGAGGATTCTGTGGAACTTCAGCTTCTTGTATTCCAGAACCTAAGAACCTTGTTCCTGGACGAGTGTTACATTGTTGGCGAGGACTTCGTGGGGCTGAAGCCTTACCTGCAGAAGTCACCTAACCTGGAGAAGCTCATTTTGCGCTGTAGCAAGGTGCAACCAGGGTACTCTTTGGTTGGTATACTAACCTTAGTCATTATATATTTTGGCACAAAAAAGTCATTATTTACCACACTTTGTTTGGCATACATGTACATGTTTAAAGGTTAAGTTATCAACCCCGCAAAAACGAGAGGTTAAGCTATCAAAATAGATTCCACACTTTGCCACATTTGAGAGAATCATACCACACTTTTCTAAGCCTATGACACGTGAGAAAACAATGTTGCTACCAGCAGTGTGGCTGTAAACCAGACAAGTGACAAACCCGTTAAAATTTGTGGTGTGGAGAAGTCTGGCAACTTTAGTATACCAACAAACATGCGCTACTTCTTTCATCTATTTTTTCCACAACTCAATTTTGTCTGCAATATTAATCCTCCATGCTGTCAACAGAACTGGTATTTCGGAGACGACCTGGTGGATTTCATGTGCGAGAACCTTATGCTTACTCAAATTATATACCAGCATGATGATGATGCTGCCCCCCTATTGGTCGCGTTTTTGCTGAGCATTTCAAGGAGCTTGCCGAACAACAAGATTGAACTCATTAGAGTCGAATAGCAACGCCATGTTTTTGTATCATGTTTGCCTTTTACTAGTAGCTAGCACGGGAGTTATTGTGTGTGAAACATCTTTGGTTTTTGACCCATATTGGCATGTACGTATTGTTGTGGTATTTTGATTTTCAACACAAATTGGCATGTATTGTTATGGTATTTGCAAGAACACTATGACATGATCAATTTTTCTGTCTGCACATAGTACCAGATTGGTAAGCTAAATGAAAGTTTACATCGTGATTAATGGTCAGTGGTTTATACGTGAGTTAGCAGGTTGTACGTGGTATCAATACGTGAAAATAAAGTTTCACCCTAAGTCAGTTGGTCGTTTACACACGGTATTTGATAGGTGTGCAAAATAATGTGTCGAGCCAACTTTATAAacaagcactagtagaaaacagggctttggtccaggccgggtcagcccattagtcccggttcagtccagaaccgggaccaatgtgggcattggtcccggttcgtgagcccagggggccggccgggccacgtgggccattggtcccggttcatctggaacttttggtcccggttggtgggatgaaccgggaccaatgggcctcgctcctggcccaccaccattggtcccggttggtggcttgaaccgggaccaaaggctcccctttagtcccggctcacgtcaccaaccgggaccaatgaggtgcctatatatacccctcgctcgcgagcagagcacccaagtgctctgtttttctctggccgagggggagagggcttggtggtgctctagctcacctcctatgcacacaaggtgttcgatggaatgcccgagccacactacttaagctttctcctctccaagctcgacctccaagctccattttccataatatttgtctaggtttagcggtccgtcacgccccgtccccgtcttcaccgccgtcgatcacccgtgCCGAGCTCATCACcagcaccaccgtggtgagcctcttgttcttatcttctttctgaaaggaaaaatattcttacttgtatgtttacatagatacttgtattattttcttacttttattattgcatcttatatagtgcgatggttttggttccgcccccgtcggccctcgtcttgtctatgattcggatgtggtatatatattatctttataactattagttcatttattctttatgaaaattatgccgaccaacgtgacatagattttatttatgtagaatgtatgtgaatcggaaatgccaaccgaccctattgtcgagaggttaaatttagttgaagaagaaaacaatttgttgaaggaaaaaataaaaaaaattgaggagcagaagatgatattggagttgcatgttgcagatgtcgttgatgatcacaagatcaagatgggtgcagtgcgcttgaagattagaaagattagaaaatatgccattcataccgaggcttgg encodes:
- the LOC125553223 gene encoding MEIOTIC F-BOX protein MOF-like isoform X1 — protein: MDGARRSTDASDEQEPKRPCLAVAGGRNGGAGGAGGSDAGDDDSHGDAGGGGGVGHAADDPPPTLSTLGDDVLRAILSRLESSRQTVRMCVLSRSWRHLWRSVPSIHIDRREFGSDHELQSFTDFLLDHHNNLVLLDAFRLLLSSQDLRLPASDWVRRVINQDDTPPHQLKRLHLCNVHLDMDFASHISDDRCPALEDVRLENCSYLTARYEITSFSLKKLVVDGLYMVQDDESDDDEDEIFKLIIRAPALVSLRLAGELDHIVDINEPHTMPSLVDASVHLPVMTDEELNNVEENDATAHQSVLGVLLNVTTLTLSHCRLLFQPEDSVELQLLVFQNLRTLFLDECYIVGEDFVGLKPYLQKSPNLEKLILRCSKVQPGYSLNWYFGDDLVDFMCENLMLTQIIYQHDDDAAPLLVAFLLSISRSLPNNKIELIRVE
- the LOC125553223 gene encoding MEIOTIC F-BOX protein MOF-like isoform X2 encodes the protein MDGARRSTDASDEQEPKRPCLAVAGGRNGGAGGAGGSDAGDDDSHGDAGGGGGVGHAADDPPPTLSTLGDDVLRAILSRLESSRQTVRMCVLSRSWRHLWRSVPSIHIDRREFGSDHELQSFTDFLLDHHNNLVLLDAFRLLLSSQDLRLPASDWVRRVINQDDTPPHQLKRLHLCNVHLDMDFASHISDDRCPALEDVRLENCSYLTARYEITSFSLKKLVVDGLYMVQDDESDDDEDEIFKLIIRAPALVSLRLAGELDHIVDINEPHTMPSLVDASVHLPVMTDEELNNVEENDATAHQSVLGVLLNVTTLTLSHCRLLFQPEDSVELQLLVFQNLRTLFLDECYIVGEDFVGLKPYLQKSPNLEKLILRCSKNWYFGDDLVDFMCENLMLTQIIYQHDDDAAPLLVAFLLSISRSLPNNKIELIRVE
- the LOC125553223 gene encoding MEIOTIC F-BOX protein MOF-like isoform X3; the encoded protein is MDGARRSTDASDEQEPKRPCLAVAGGRNGGAGGAGGSDAGDDDSHGDAGGGGGVGHAADDPPPTLSTLGDDVLRAILSRLESSRQTVRMCVLSRSWRHLWRSVPSIHIDRREFGSDHELQSFTDFLLDHHNNLVLLDAFRLLLSSQDLRLPASDWVRRVINQDDTPPHQLKRLHLCNVHLDMDFASHISDDRCPALEDVRLENCSYLTARYEITSFSLKKLVVDGLYMVQDDESDDDEDEIFKLIIRAPALVSLRLAGELDHIVDINEPHTMPSLVDASVHLPVMTDEELNNVEENDATAHQSVLGVLLNVTTLTLSHCRNWYFGDDLVDFMCENLMLTQIIYQHDDDAAPLLVAFLLSISRSLPNNKIELIRVE